A stretch of Arachis hypogaea cultivar Tifrunner chromosome 15, arahy.Tifrunner.gnm2.J5K5, whole genome shotgun sequence DNA encodes these proteins:
- the LOC112749950 gene encoding uncharacterized protein isoform X1: MGVDARFAFLLQNLRLQDPWVPPSTWESIPSESGLRPSFPSSSVSDQTLSALSESSLVRLATNALQGVKSSVLSIQQLSALFCSDPADRTFHHISSLWNRASSTRSLGNLLTSIGSTSSLVILIREFVGYFTIMNLQDSFQSQNDQESPPYSLVNQAFAVAVGKVLEGYLCGLDTVHASIALRHSSKDVDVDVDFPASGCLKSVVHSEITLLEFYLHTKELRTWVEALASICNLQKWVLRFSEISLEEVITEATAEFRHYYRGGDLLTFLYAQLQVADTAHCTLLKFLFLQSCEPYCGFIRSWIFKAEIHDPYKEFIVENMECLPPKSHLKSGNSMDVPSTHIRVRDDVSIPEFLKDFLVPLVRAGQQLQVLLKLVELCVHVTSVEHSSEDFLPCWSGFASSITSYSSPLTFSRDVIDVMVIARENYFERMNEKIDSLLSSLEIRYQRVATHASVSVDNVGGDLDKLEQVMEEDESIVRSTADKRSSNMDADSMDSDSSRRLHELSLLDDMYSSSESLSLNGSEEQLDSDQHHDWPCLIVGGQNQLSALSFLKGTTLNSSIQDCCHHEKPGSDSHGICDKTDASDHLLKSSHEGVISNNMSNPLNSGNSKCPCAFSIQYRYSMTDSYSEMGNLLNNSVDDDESIVRKITEKQPGSLGYSISCHDVFSIKDNFIWTTTSEAQPDNNSFTSNLYTLQLQKVGHKYNIPNLLSMNPMLTRNELLHWMDGSGERFKANHERPFPYVNFSTVEDPCKVYMDKLFIGSRATSASSIPLNGSAANYGNKNTKYGEMGIGTEDGLADIPKQNFGASLDLMDHKQDAVVSGGSTWERLLHSFSDTKNCGAKHSHSFSPAFEIPLDIILDKCLLQEIMLQYKYVSRLTINVLEEVFELQEHLLALRRYHFMELADWADLFILSLWHHKWSVTEANERLSEIQGLLELAIQKSSCEQDPNKDRLFVYMKGHGKLPLSNSAIGVRSFDFLGLGYRVDWPLSIVLTPAASKLYADIFNFLIQVKLAIFSLTDVWRSLKDLVHTTEKDLNSELHHDETQHLNILTMMRHQINHFVSTLQQYVESQLSRVSWCKLLHSLQHKVKDMMDLESVHMEYLADSLCICFLSDDTRAVGGIIESILQCALDFRSCLTVGVWRTGSSWENLSGKLSKINIPQVLSIKQKFDRSLKELHNWYIKEPKHGKFGRHFWESLDYNKYYSHVINEMGQYGI, encoded by the exons ATGGGTGTGGATGCGAGATTTGCATTTTTGTTGCAGAATTTGAGGCTGCAAGATCCATGGGTTCCACCAAGCACATGGGAATCCATACCCTCTGAAAGTGGACTCCGCCCCTCGTTTCCTTCTTCCTCCGTCTCAGATCAAACCCTCTCCGCTCTCTCT GAATCAAGTCTTGTGAGGCTGGCGACAAATGCTTTGCAAGGTGTAAAATCATCTGTTCTCAGCATCCAACAACTCTCTGCCTTATTTTGTTCTGATCCAGCTGACAGGACCTTCCACCACATTTCCAGTCTTTGGAATCGGGCTTCCAGCACTCGATCTTTGGGAAACTTGCTTACATCTATAGGGTCCACCAGCTCTCTAGTTATTCTTATCCGTGAATTTGTAGGTTATTTTACAATTATGAATCTACAGGACAGTTTTCAAAGTCAAAATGATCAAGAGTCCCCTCCTTATAGTCTTGTTAATCAAGCCTTTGCAGTTGCTGTGGGAAAGGTCTTGGAAGGGTACCTTTGTGGATTGGACACGGTTCATGCATCTATAGCTTTAAGACATtcatcaaaggatgttgatgttgatgttgatttcCCTGCATCCGGATGTTTGAAGAGTGTAGTGCATTCTGAAATTACGCTGCTTGAGTTTTACTTGCATACTAAAGAATTAAGAACTTGGGTTGAAGCCCTTGCAAGCATATGCAACTTACAAAAGTGGGTCCTTCGCTTTTCGGAAATTTCTCTGGAGGAGGTGATTACTGAAGCTACGGCTGAGTTTCGTCACTACTACAGAGGAGGAGATCTATTGACATTTTTGTATGCACAGTTACAG GTTGCTGATACTGCTCATTGTACACTTCTCAAGTTTCTCTTTCTTCAATCATGTGAACCATATTGTGGGTTCATAAGATCGTGGATTTTCAAAGCAGAAATACATGACCCATATAAGGAGTTTATTGTAGAAAACATGGagtgtttacctcctaagtcTCATCTTAAATCTGGCAATTCTATGGACGTTCCATCGACACATATCAGA GTGAGAGATGATGTTTCCATTCCTGAATTTCTTAAAGACTTCCTGGTTCCACTTGTTAGAGCCGGTCAGCAGCTGCAAGTATTGTTAAAATTGGTTGAACTTTGTGTACATGTTACTTCTGTAGAACATAGTTCTGAAGACTTTCTTCCTTGCTGGAGTGGCTTTGCTAGTAGTATTACATCTTATTCTTCTCCGTTGACTTTCAGCAGAGATGTTATAGATGTTATGGTGATCGCAAGGgaaaactattttgaaaggaTGAATGAAAAAATTGATAGCCTACTCAGCAGCTTAGAAATCAGATACCAACGG GTAGCTACACATGCTTCAGTATCTGTTGATAATGTTGGAGGAGATCTTGACAAACTAGAACAGGTcatggaagaagatgaatctatTGTCCGTTCAACAGCAGATAAAAGAAGTTCAAACAT GGATGCTGATAGTATGGACTCTGATTCCTCAAGAAGACTTCACGAATTATCTTTGTTGGATGATATGTACAGTTCATCTGAGAGTTTGTCCTTAAATGGCTCTGAAGAGCAATTGGATTCTGATCAGCATCATGACTGGCCTTGTCTCATAGTTGGGGGACAAAATCAGTTATCTGCTTTAAGTTTCTTGAAGGGTACTACCTTGAATAGTTCAATACAGGATTGTTGTCATCATGAGAAGCCAGGGAGTGATTCACATGGAATTTGTGATAAAACAGATGCCAGTGATCATTTGCTAAAGTCTTCCCATGAGGGAGTgatatcaaataacatgtctaaTCCTCTAAATTCAGGGAATTCAAAGTGCCCTTGTGCATTCAGTATTCAGTATAGATACAGTATGACTGACAGTTATTCAGAAATGGGGAACTTATTGAATAACTCAGTTGATGATGATGAATCAATTGTGCGAAAGATAACTGAAAAGCAACCAGGATCCCTGGGATACTCCATATCATGCCATGATGTTTTTTCCATTAAGGATAATTTTATTTGGACAACCACAAGTGAGGCTCAACCTGATAATAATTCATTTACTTCAAATTTGTATACTTTACAACTGCAAAAAGTTGGTCATAAATATAATATTCCTAATCTCCTTAGTATGAATCCAATGTTAACAAGAAATGAGTTGCTTCACTGGATGGATGGGAGTGGAGAAAGATTCAAAGCCAACCATGAACGTCCTTTCCCCTACGTAAACTTTTCGACAGTGGAGGACCCATGTAAGGTTTATATGGACAAGTTATTCATTGGTTCTAGAGCTACAAGTGCATCTTCAATTCCATTGAATGGTAGTGCAGCCAATTACGGTAACAAGAATACTAAATATGGTGAAATGGGAATTGGTACAGAAGATGGGCTGGCTGATATCCCCAAACAAAATTTTGGTGCTTCATTGGACTTGATGGACCATAAGCAAGATGCAGTTGTATCTGGAGGGAGCACTTGGGAAAGATTGCTACATAGTTTTAGTGATACTAAGAATTGTGGTGCTAAGCACAGTCACAGTTTTTCACCAGCCTTTGAGATACCACTTGATATTATACTTGACAAATGCTTACTGCAGGAAATCATGCTTCA ATACAAGTATGTTAGCAGACTAACCATCAACGTGCTTGAGGAAGTATTTGAGTTGCAAGAGCATCTTTTGGCACTGCGGCGATATCATTTCATGGAGTTAGCAGACTGGGCAGATTTGTTCATCTTGTCTCTTTGGCATCAT aagtGGTCTGTTACAGAAGCAAATGAGAGACTCTCAGAAATTCAAGGTCTACTTGAGTTGGCCATTCAGAAGTCTTCTTGTGAACAAGACCCTAATAAAGATAGGTTGTTTGTGTACATGAAAGGACATGGAAAATTACCTCTTTCCAATTCTGCTATAG GGGTACGCTCTTTCGATTTCTTAGGACTAGGTTACCGCGTGGATTGGCCGCTCAGTATTGTTTTGACACCTGCTGCATCTAAACTATATGCTGATATATTCAACTTTTTGATACAAGTGAAGCTTGCCATTTTCTCATTGACTGATGTATGGCGCTCATTAAAG GATTTGGTGCATACAACTGAGAAGGATCTGAATTCTGAACTACACCATGATGAGACACAACATCTTAATATATTGACAATGATGAG GCATCAGATCAACCATTTTGTATCTACTTTGCAGCAGTATGTAGAATCACAATTATCTCGTGTGTCATGGTGCAAGTTGCTTCATTCCCTTCAGCATAAG GTGAAAGATATGATGGATCTTGAGTCAGTGCATATGGAATATCTTGCTGATTCATTATGCAT ATGTTTCCTCTCTGATGATACAAGGGCAGTAGGCGGCATTATTGAAAGCATTTTGCAATGTGCTCTTGATTTCCGATCTTGTCTTACAGTTGGTGTTTGGAGGACTGGAAGCAGTTGGGAAAATTTATCGGGCAAACTTTCCAAAATCAATATACCTCAG GTGCTTTCCATAAAGCAGAAGTTCGATAGAAGCCTAAAAGAATTGCACAATTGGTATATTAAGGAACCTAAACATGGGAAATTTGGGCGTCATTTCTGGGAATCTCTCgactataataaatattattcacATGTCATCAATGAAATGGGGCAGTATGGAATCTGA
- the LOC112749950 gene encoding uncharacterized protein isoform X2, which translates to MGVDARFAFLLQNLRLQDPWVPPSTWESIPSESGLRPSFPSSSVSDQTLSALSESSLVRLATNALQGVKSSVLSIQQLSALFCSDPADRTFHHISSLWNRASSTRSLGNLLTSIGSTSSLVILIREFVGYFTIMNLQDSFQSQNDQESPPYSLVNQAFAVAVGKVLEGYLCGLDTVHASIALRHSSKDVDVDVDFPASGCLKSVVHSEITLLEFYLHTKELRTWVEALASICNLQKWVLRFSEISLEEVITEATAEFRHYYRGGDLLTFLYAQLQVADTAHCTLLKFLFLQSCEPYCGFIRSWIFKAEIHDPYKEFIVENMECLPPKSHLKSGNSMDVPSTHIRVRDDVSIPEFLKDFLVPLVRAGQQLQVLLKLVELCVHVTSVEHSSEDFLPCWSGFASSITSYSSPLTFSRDVIDVMVIARENYFERMNEKIDSLLSSLEIRYQRVATHASVSVDNVGGDLDKLEQVMEEDESIVRSTADKRSSNMDADSMDSDSSRRLHELSLLDDMYSSSESLSLNGSEEQLDSDQHHDWPCLIVGGQNQLSALSFLKGTTLNSSIQDCCHHEKPGSDSHGICDKTDASDHLLKSSHEGVISNNMSNPLNSGNSKCPCAFSIQYRYSMTDSYSEMGNLLNNSVDDDESIVRKITEKQPGSLGYSISCHDVFSIKDNFIWTTTSEAQPDNNSFTSNLYTLQLQKVGHKYNIPNLLSMNPMLTRNELLHWMDGSGERFKANHERPFPYVNFSTVEDPCKVYMDKLFIGSRATSASSIPLNGSAANYGNKNTKYGEMGIGTEDGLADIPKQNFGASLDLMDHKQDAVVSGGSTWERLLHSFSDTKNCGAKHSHSFSPAFEIPLDIILDKCLLQEIMLQYKYVSRLTINVLEEVFELQEHLLALRRYHFMELADWADLFILSLWHHWSVTEANERLSEIQGLLELAIQKSSCEQDPNKDRLFVYMKGHGKLPLSNSAIGVRSFDFLGLGYRVDWPLSIVLTPAASKLYADIFNFLIQVKLAIFSLTDVWRSLKDLVHTTEKDLNSELHHDETQHLNILTMMRHQINHFVSTLQQYVESQLSRVSWCKLLHSLQHKVKDMMDLESVHMEYLADSLCICFLSDDTRAVGGIIESILQCALDFRSCLTVGVWRTGSSWENLSGKLSKINIPQVLSIKQKFDRSLKELHNWYIKEPKHGKFGRHFWESLDYNKYYSHVINEMGQYGI; encoded by the exons ATGGGTGTGGATGCGAGATTTGCATTTTTGTTGCAGAATTTGAGGCTGCAAGATCCATGGGTTCCACCAAGCACATGGGAATCCATACCCTCTGAAAGTGGACTCCGCCCCTCGTTTCCTTCTTCCTCCGTCTCAGATCAAACCCTCTCCGCTCTCTCT GAATCAAGTCTTGTGAGGCTGGCGACAAATGCTTTGCAAGGTGTAAAATCATCTGTTCTCAGCATCCAACAACTCTCTGCCTTATTTTGTTCTGATCCAGCTGACAGGACCTTCCACCACATTTCCAGTCTTTGGAATCGGGCTTCCAGCACTCGATCTTTGGGAAACTTGCTTACATCTATAGGGTCCACCAGCTCTCTAGTTATTCTTATCCGTGAATTTGTAGGTTATTTTACAATTATGAATCTACAGGACAGTTTTCAAAGTCAAAATGATCAAGAGTCCCCTCCTTATAGTCTTGTTAATCAAGCCTTTGCAGTTGCTGTGGGAAAGGTCTTGGAAGGGTACCTTTGTGGATTGGACACGGTTCATGCATCTATAGCTTTAAGACATtcatcaaaggatgttgatgttgatgttgatttcCCTGCATCCGGATGTTTGAAGAGTGTAGTGCATTCTGAAATTACGCTGCTTGAGTTTTACTTGCATACTAAAGAATTAAGAACTTGGGTTGAAGCCCTTGCAAGCATATGCAACTTACAAAAGTGGGTCCTTCGCTTTTCGGAAATTTCTCTGGAGGAGGTGATTACTGAAGCTACGGCTGAGTTTCGTCACTACTACAGAGGAGGAGATCTATTGACATTTTTGTATGCACAGTTACAG GTTGCTGATACTGCTCATTGTACACTTCTCAAGTTTCTCTTTCTTCAATCATGTGAACCATATTGTGGGTTCATAAGATCGTGGATTTTCAAAGCAGAAATACATGACCCATATAAGGAGTTTATTGTAGAAAACATGGagtgtttacctcctaagtcTCATCTTAAATCTGGCAATTCTATGGACGTTCCATCGACACATATCAGA GTGAGAGATGATGTTTCCATTCCTGAATTTCTTAAAGACTTCCTGGTTCCACTTGTTAGAGCCGGTCAGCAGCTGCAAGTATTGTTAAAATTGGTTGAACTTTGTGTACATGTTACTTCTGTAGAACATAGTTCTGAAGACTTTCTTCCTTGCTGGAGTGGCTTTGCTAGTAGTATTACATCTTATTCTTCTCCGTTGACTTTCAGCAGAGATGTTATAGATGTTATGGTGATCGCAAGGgaaaactattttgaaaggaTGAATGAAAAAATTGATAGCCTACTCAGCAGCTTAGAAATCAGATACCAACGG GTAGCTACACATGCTTCAGTATCTGTTGATAATGTTGGAGGAGATCTTGACAAACTAGAACAGGTcatggaagaagatgaatctatTGTCCGTTCAACAGCAGATAAAAGAAGTTCAAACAT GGATGCTGATAGTATGGACTCTGATTCCTCAAGAAGACTTCACGAATTATCTTTGTTGGATGATATGTACAGTTCATCTGAGAGTTTGTCCTTAAATGGCTCTGAAGAGCAATTGGATTCTGATCAGCATCATGACTGGCCTTGTCTCATAGTTGGGGGACAAAATCAGTTATCTGCTTTAAGTTTCTTGAAGGGTACTACCTTGAATAGTTCAATACAGGATTGTTGTCATCATGAGAAGCCAGGGAGTGATTCACATGGAATTTGTGATAAAACAGATGCCAGTGATCATTTGCTAAAGTCTTCCCATGAGGGAGTgatatcaaataacatgtctaaTCCTCTAAATTCAGGGAATTCAAAGTGCCCTTGTGCATTCAGTATTCAGTATAGATACAGTATGACTGACAGTTATTCAGAAATGGGGAACTTATTGAATAACTCAGTTGATGATGATGAATCAATTGTGCGAAAGATAACTGAAAAGCAACCAGGATCCCTGGGATACTCCATATCATGCCATGATGTTTTTTCCATTAAGGATAATTTTATTTGGACAACCACAAGTGAGGCTCAACCTGATAATAATTCATTTACTTCAAATTTGTATACTTTACAACTGCAAAAAGTTGGTCATAAATATAATATTCCTAATCTCCTTAGTATGAATCCAATGTTAACAAGAAATGAGTTGCTTCACTGGATGGATGGGAGTGGAGAAAGATTCAAAGCCAACCATGAACGTCCTTTCCCCTACGTAAACTTTTCGACAGTGGAGGACCCATGTAAGGTTTATATGGACAAGTTATTCATTGGTTCTAGAGCTACAAGTGCATCTTCAATTCCATTGAATGGTAGTGCAGCCAATTACGGTAACAAGAATACTAAATATGGTGAAATGGGAATTGGTACAGAAGATGGGCTGGCTGATATCCCCAAACAAAATTTTGGTGCTTCATTGGACTTGATGGACCATAAGCAAGATGCAGTTGTATCTGGAGGGAGCACTTGGGAAAGATTGCTACATAGTTTTAGTGATACTAAGAATTGTGGTGCTAAGCACAGTCACAGTTTTTCACCAGCCTTTGAGATACCACTTGATATTATACTTGACAAATGCTTACTGCAGGAAATCATGCTTCA ATACAAGTATGTTAGCAGACTAACCATCAACGTGCTTGAGGAAGTATTTGAGTTGCAAGAGCATCTTTTGGCACTGCGGCGATATCATTTCATGGAGTTAGCAGACTGGGCAGATTTGTTCATCTTGTCTCTTTGGCATCAT tGGTCTGTTACAGAAGCAAATGAGAGACTCTCAGAAATTCAAGGTCTACTTGAGTTGGCCATTCAGAAGTCTTCTTGTGAACAAGACCCTAATAAAGATAGGTTGTTTGTGTACATGAAAGGACATGGAAAATTACCTCTTTCCAATTCTGCTATAG GGGTACGCTCTTTCGATTTCTTAGGACTAGGTTACCGCGTGGATTGGCCGCTCAGTATTGTTTTGACACCTGCTGCATCTAAACTATATGCTGATATATTCAACTTTTTGATACAAGTGAAGCTTGCCATTTTCTCATTGACTGATGTATGGCGCTCATTAAAG GATTTGGTGCATACAACTGAGAAGGATCTGAATTCTGAACTACACCATGATGAGACACAACATCTTAATATATTGACAATGATGAG GCATCAGATCAACCATTTTGTATCTACTTTGCAGCAGTATGTAGAATCACAATTATCTCGTGTGTCATGGTGCAAGTTGCTTCATTCCCTTCAGCATAAG GTGAAAGATATGATGGATCTTGAGTCAGTGCATATGGAATATCTTGCTGATTCATTATGCAT ATGTTTCCTCTCTGATGATACAAGGGCAGTAGGCGGCATTATTGAAAGCATTTTGCAATGTGCTCTTGATTTCCGATCTTGTCTTACAGTTGGTGTTTGGAGGACTGGAAGCAGTTGGGAAAATTTATCGGGCAAACTTTCCAAAATCAATATACCTCAG GTGCTTTCCATAAAGCAGAAGTTCGATAGAAGCCTAAAAGAATTGCACAATTGGTATATTAAGGAACCTAAACATGGGAAATTTGGGCGTCATTTCTGGGAATCTCTCgactataataaatattattcacATGTCATCAATGAAATGGGGCAGTATGGAATCTGA
- the LOC112749950 gene encoding uncharacterized protein isoform X3, translated as MGVDARFAFLLQNLRLQDPWVPPSTWESIPSESGLRPSFPSSSVSDQTLSALSESSLVRLATNALQGVKSSVLSIQQLSALFCSDPADRTFHHISSLWNRASSTRSLGNLLTSIGSTSSLVILIREFVGYFTIMNLQDSFQSQNDQESPPYSLVNQAFAVAVGKVLEGYLCGLDTVHASIALRHSSKDVDVDVDFPASGCLKSVVHSEITLLEFYLHTKELRTWVEALASICNLQKWVLRFSEISLEEVITEATAEFRHYYRGGDLLTFLYAQLQVADTAHCTLLKFLFLQSCEPYCGFIRSWIFKAEIHDPYKEFIVENMECLPPKSHLKSGNSMDVPSTHIRVRDDVSIPEFLKDFLVPLVRAGQQLQVLLKLVELCVHVTSVEHSSEDFLPCWSGFASSITSYSSPLTFSRDVIDVMVIARENYFERMNEKIDSLLSSLEIRYQRVATHASVSVDNVGGDLDKLEQVMEEDESIVRSTADKRSSNMDADSMDSDSSRRLHELSLLDDMYSSSESLSLNGSEEQLDSDQHHDWPCLIVGGQNQLSALSFLKGTTLNSSIQDCCHHEKPGSDSHGICDKTDASDHLLKSSHEGVISNNMSNPLNSGNSKCPCAFSIQYRYSMTDSYSEMGNLLNNSVDDDESIVRKITEKQPGSLGYSISCHDVFSIKDNFIWTTTSEAQPDNNSFTSNLYTLQLQKVGHKYNIPNLLSMNPMLTRNELLHWMDGSGERFKANHERPFPYVNFSTVEDPCKVYMDKLFIGSRATSASSIPLNGSAANYGNKNTKYGEMGIGTEDGLADIPKQNFGASLDLMDHKQDAVVSGGSTWERLLHSFSDTKNCGAKHSHSFSPAFEIPLDIILDKCLLQEIMLQYKYVSRLTINVLEEVFELQEHLLALRRYHFMELADWADLFILSLWHHKWSVTEANERLSEIQGLLELAIQKSSCEQDPNKDRLFVYMKGHGKLPLSNSAIGVRSFDFLGLGYRVDWPLSIVLTPAASKLYADIFNFLIQVKLAIFSLTDVWRSLKDLVHTTEKDLNSELHHDETQHLNILTMMRHQINHFVSTLQQYVESQLSRVSWCKLLHSLQHKVKDMMDLESVHMEYLADSLCICFLSDDTRAVGGIIESILQCALDFRSCLTVGVWRTGSSWENLSGKLSKINIPQKMVSIKHG; from the exons ATGGGTGTGGATGCGAGATTTGCATTTTTGTTGCAGAATTTGAGGCTGCAAGATCCATGGGTTCCACCAAGCACATGGGAATCCATACCCTCTGAAAGTGGACTCCGCCCCTCGTTTCCTTCTTCCTCCGTCTCAGATCAAACCCTCTCCGCTCTCTCT GAATCAAGTCTTGTGAGGCTGGCGACAAATGCTTTGCAAGGTGTAAAATCATCTGTTCTCAGCATCCAACAACTCTCTGCCTTATTTTGTTCTGATCCAGCTGACAGGACCTTCCACCACATTTCCAGTCTTTGGAATCGGGCTTCCAGCACTCGATCTTTGGGAAACTTGCTTACATCTATAGGGTCCACCAGCTCTCTAGTTATTCTTATCCGTGAATTTGTAGGTTATTTTACAATTATGAATCTACAGGACAGTTTTCAAAGTCAAAATGATCAAGAGTCCCCTCCTTATAGTCTTGTTAATCAAGCCTTTGCAGTTGCTGTGGGAAAGGTCTTGGAAGGGTACCTTTGTGGATTGGACACGGTTCATGCATCTATAGCTTTAAGACATtcatcaaaggatgttgatgttgatgttgatttcCCTGCATCCGGATGTTTGAAGAGTGTAGTGCATTCTGAAATTACGCTGCTTGAGTTTTACTTGCATACTAAAGAATTAAGAACTTGGGTTGAAGCCCTTGCAAGCATATGCAACTTACAAAAGTGGGTCCTTCGCTTTTCGGAAATTTCTCTGGAGGAGGTGATTACTGAAGCTACGGCTGAGTTTCGTCACTACTACAGAGGAGGAGATCTATTGACATTTTTGTATGCACAGTTACAG GTTGCTGATACTGCTCATTGTACACTTCTCAAGTTTCTCTTTCTTCAATCATGTGAACCATATTGTGGGTTCATAAGATCGTGGATTTTCAAAGCAGAAATACATGACCCATATAAGGAGTTTATTGTAGAAAACATGGagtgtttacctcctaagtcTCATCTTAAATCTGGCAATTCTATGGACGTTCCATCGACACATATCAGA GTGAGAGATGATGTTTCCATTCCTGAATTTCTTAAAGACTTCCTGGTTCCACTTGTTAGAGCCGGTCAGCAGCTGCAAGTATTGTTAAAATTGGTTGAACTTTGTGTACATGTTACTTCTGTAGAACATAGTTCTGAAGACTTTCTTCCTTGCTGGAGTGGCTTTGCTAGTAGTATTACATCTTATTCTTCTCCGTTGACTTTCAGCAGAGATGTTATAGATGTTATGGTGATCGCAAGGgaaaactattttgaaaggaTGAATGAAAAAATTGATAGCCTACTCAGCAGCTTAGAAATCAGATACCAACGG GTAGCTACACATGCTTCAGTATCTGTTGATAATGTTGGAGGAGATCTTGACAAACTAGAACAGGTcatggaagaagatgaatctatTGTCCGTTCAACAGCAGATAAAAGAAGTTCAAACAT GGATGCTGATAGTATGGACTCTGATTCCTCAAGAAGACTTCACGAATTATCTTTGTTGGATGATATGTACAGTTCATCTGAGAGTTTGTCCTTAAATGGCTCTGAAGAGCAATTGGATTCTGATCAGCATCATGACTGGCCTTGTCTCATAGTTGGGGGACAAAATCAGTTATCTGCTTTAAGTTTCTTGAAGGGTACTACCTTGAATAGTTCAATACAGGATTGTTGTCATCATGAGAAGCCAGGGAGTGATTCACATGGAATTTGTGATAAAACAGATGCCAGTGATCATTTGCTAAAGTCTTCCCATGAGGGAGTgatatcaaataacatgtctaaTCCTCTAAATTCAGGGAATTCAAAGTGCCCTTGTGCATTCAGTATTCAGTATAGATACAGTATGACTGACAGTTATTCAGAAATGGGGAACTTATTGAATAACTCAGTTGATGATGATGAATCAATTGTGCGAAAGATAACTGAAAAGCAACCAGGATCCCTGGGATACTCCATATCATGCCATGATGTTTTTTCCATTAAGGATAATTTTATTTGGACAACCACAAGTGAGGCTCAACCTGATAATAATTCATTTACTTCAAATTTGTATACTTTACAACTGCAAAAAGTTGGTCATAAATATAATATTCCTAATCTCCTTAGTATGAATCCAATGTTAACAAGAAATGAGTTGCTTCACTGGATGGATGGGAGTGGAGAAAGATTCAAAGCCAACCATGAACGTCCTTTCCCCTACGTAAACTTTTCGACAGTGGAGGACCCATGTAAGGTTTATATGGACAAGTTATTCATTGGTTCTAGAGCTACAAGTGCATCTTCAATTCCATTGAATGGTAGTGCAGCCAATTACGGTAACAAGAATACTAAATATGGTGAAATGGGAATTGGTACAGAAGATGGGCTGGCTGATATCCCCAAACAAAATTTTGGTGCTTCATTGGACTTGATGGACCATAAGCAAGATGCAGTTGTATCTGGAGGGAGCACTTGGGAAAGATTGCTACATAGTTTTAGTGATACTAAGAATTGTGGTGCTAAGCACAGTCACAGTTTTTCACCAGCCTTTGAGATACCACTTGATATTATACTTGACAAATGCTTACTGCAGGAAATCATGCTTCA ATACAAGTATGTTAGCAGACTAACCATCAACGTGCTTGAGGAAGTATTTGAGTTGCAAGAGCATCTTTTGGCACTGCGGCGATATCATTTCATGGAGTTAGCAGACTGGGCAGATTTGTTCATCTTGTCTCTTTGGCATCAT aagtGGTCTGTTACAGAAGCAAATGAGAGACTCTCAGAAATTCAAGGTCTACTTGAGTTGGCCATTCAGAAGTCTTCTTGTGAACAAGACCCTAATAAAGATAGGTTGTTTGTGTACATGAAAGGACATGGAAAATTACCTCTTTCCAATTCTGCTATAG GGGTACGCTCTTTCGATTTCTTAGGACTAGGTTACCGCGTGGATTGGCCGCTCAGTATTGTTTTGACACCTGCTGCATCTAAACTATATGCTGATATATTCAACTTTTTGATACAAGTGAAGCTTGCCATTTTCTCATTGACTGATGTATGGCGCTCATTAAAG GATTTGGTGCATACAACTGAGAAGGATCTGAATTCTGAACTACACCATGATGAGACACAACATCTTAATATATTGACAATGATGAG GCATCAGATCAACCATTTTGTATCTACTTTGCAGCAGTATGTAGAATCACAATTATCTCGTGTGTCATGGTGCAAGTTGCTTCATTCCCTTCAGCATAAG GTGAAAGATATGATGGATCTTGAGTCAGTGCATATGGAATATCTTGCTGATTCATTATGCAT ATGTTTCCTCTCTGATGATACAAGGGCAGTAGGCGGCATTATTGAAAGCATTTTGCAATGTGCTCTTGATTTCCGATCTTGTCTTACAGTTGGTGTTTGGAGGACTGGAAGCAGTTGGGAAAATTTATCGGGCAAACTTTCCAAAATCAATATACCTCAG AAAATGGTAAGCATAAAGCATGGATGA